A genomic window from Pseudomonadales bacterium includes:
- the cysD gene encoding sulfate adenylyltransferase subunit CysD, which yields MSQNHSPGTQLSHLQRLEAESIHIMREVLAESENPVMLYSIGKDSSVMLHLAMKAFYPSRPPFPLLHVDTTWKFREMIEFRDRLAAELGLDLIVHINQDGVAAGVGPFTHGASVHTDVMKTQSLKQALDRYGFDAAFGGARRDEEKSRAKERIFSFRNAQHRWDPKNQRPELWQLYNGRVRKGESIRVFPLSNWTELDIWQYIHQENIPIVPLYFAKPRPVVARDGMLIMADDDRLPLQPGEQPEMRMVRFRTLGCYPLTGAVASTADTLTGIIEEMLVARTSERQGRAIDHDTAASMEKKKQEGYF from the coding sequence ATGTCCCAGAATCACTCCCCCGGCACCCAGCTGAGCCACCTCCAGCGTCTCGAAGCCGAGAGCATCCACATCATGCGCGAGGTACTCGCCGAGAGCGAGAATCCGGTGATGCTGTACTCCATCGGCAAGGATTCCTCGGTGATGCTGCATCTGGCGATGAAGGCCTTTTATCCGTCCCGACCGCCGTTCCCGCTGCTGCATGTGGACACCACCTGGAAGTTCCGGGAAATGATTGAATTCCGTGACCGTCTGGCGGCCGAGCTCGGCCTCGATCTGATCGTGCACATCAATCAGGACGGCGTGGCGGCCGGTGTCGGCCCTTTCACCCACGGAGCGTCGGTGCATACCGATGTGATGAAGACCCAGTCTTTGAAGCAGGCGCTCGACCGCTACGGTTTCGATGCCGCCTTCGGTGGTGCCCGCAGAGACGAGGAGAAGTCCCGGGCCAAGGAGCGTATTTTCTCCTTCCGCAACGCGCAGCATCGCTGGGATCCGAAGAATCAGCGGCCGGAACTGTGGCAGCTCTACAACGGGCGGGTGCGCAAAGGCGAATCGATCCGGGTGTTTCCCCTGTCGAACTGGACTGAACTCGACATATGGCAGTACATCCATCAGGAAAATATTCCCATCGTGCCTCTGTATTTCGCAAAGCCGCGACCGGTGGTGGCACGCGACGGCATGCTGATCATGGCGGACGATGATCGGCTGCCCCTGCAGCCGGGCGAGCAGCCGGAGATGCGGATGGTCCGCTTCCGTACGCTGGGGTGTTATCCGCTGACCGGCGCGGTGGCAAGCACCGCGGATACCCTCACCGGCATCATCGAGGAAATGCTGGTAGCCCGGACTTCCGAACGGCAGGGGCGGGCGATTGACCATGACACCGCTGCATCGATGGAGAAGAAAAAGCAGGAGGGCTACTTCTGA
- the msrB gene encoding peptide-methionine (R)-S-oxide reductase MsrB — protein sequence MAKVTKSDDQWREELDPQAFEVMRCAGTERAFTGEYWDTKTPGLYRCRGCGEPLFDSGTKYDSGSGWPSFYAPVNPQAVTTQADHSMMMERTEVLCAACDAHLGHVFPDGPKPTGLRFCMNSASLRLDPADKADE from the coding sequence ATGGCTAAAGTGACCAAAAGTGACGACCAGTGGCGTGAAGAGCTCGATCCCCAGGCATTCGAAGTCATGCGCTGTGCCGGGACTGAGCGGGCGTTTACCGGGGAGTACTGGGACACCAAGACGCCGGGACTGTATCGCTGCCGCGGCTGCGGAGAGCCACTGTTCGATTCCGGGACCAAGTACGACTCCGGCAGCGGCTGGCCGAGCTTTTACGCACCCGTGAATCCGCAGGCGGTCACCACTCAGGCGGATCACAGCATGATGATGGAGCGTACCGAGGTACTTTGTGCCGCCTGCGACGCCCATCTCGGCCACGTGTTTCCGGATGGACCGAAGCCGACGGGTCTGCGCTTCTGTATGAATTCAGCCTCACTCAGACTCGATCCGGCAGATAAGGCGGACGAGTAG
- a CDS encoding fused MFS/spermidine synthase: protein MPLIIYCLAFTGGFVIMSLELLGGRLLAPYFGSSIYVWGSIITVFMLSLALGYLFGGRWSLNHPSMRRFSLIFLAAALLLTPLVYFSEEVMILIFERIEDPRYGSLLAASALFIVPTIILGMISPYSVRLLVSSTHTSGQVAGFLYFVSTMGSALGTLATSFYFVLWWEMNTILFGLAGTLLAMSILAQIAGTGRRS, encoded by the coding sequence ATGCCTCTGATAATCTACTGCCTGGCCTTCACGGGCGGGTTTGTGATCATGTCCCTTGAGCTGCTCGGCGGACGCCTGCTGGCGCCCTATTTCGGCAGCAGCATCTATGTCTGGGGCAGCATCATCACCGTATTCATGCTGTCACTGGCGCTGGGCTATCTGTTTGGCGGTCGCTGGTCGCTCAATCATCCTTCGATGCGACGCTTTTCACTCATCTTTCTCGCCGCCGCCCTGCTCCTCACGCCGCTGGTGTACTTCAGCGAGGAGGTGATGATCCTGATCTTCGAACGGATCGAGGATCCGCGTTATGGCTCATTGCTGGCAGCAAGCGCGCTCTTCATCGTCCCGACCATCATCCTCGGTATGATCTCCCCGTACTCGGTCCGTCTGCTGGTGAGCTCCACCCACACCTCCGGGCAGGTCGCCGGCTTTCTGTATTTCGTGTCCACCATGGGCAGTGCCCTGGGCACTCTGGCCACTTCGTTTTACTTTGTGCTCTGGTGGGAAATGAACACCATCCTTTTCGGACTGGCCGGCACCCTGCTGGCGATGTCGATTCTGGCGCAGATTGCCGGAACGGGGCGCCGCTCATGA
- the cysN gene encoding sulfate adenylyltransferase subunit CysN has product MAARISADIETFLTEQAAKSTLRFLTCGSVDDGKSTLIGRLLYDAKQIFEDQLATLEADSRRIGTQAGEIDFALLVDGLAAEREQGITIDVAYRFFATDRRKFVVADTPGHEQYTRNMATGASSAELAVILVDARKGVLTQTRRHSYIASLFGIREVVLAVNKMDLVNYDQTRFDEIVADYRAFAEGLGALNICAIPISALKGENVTVASEHMAWYQGPTLLEHLETVNVFQEIEQQPFRLPVQWVNRPNSEFRGFSGTVASGRVAPGDSVRILPAGTATSVARLVTRDGDLAQAIPGQAITVVLEDEVDVSRGDVIAAAQSPCQTSDQFAVHLLWMQEQPLYPGRQYYLKSGARTVPCVVTELKHKVNVNTLETQPAKRLELNEIGVGNLSLSDRIPFDPYSENRTLGSFILIDRQSFDTVGAGLLDFSLRRAENVHWQALSVDKSHRARIKHQQPCIIWLTGLSGSGKSTIANLLEARLHEAHRHTYVLDGDNVRHGLNRDLGFTEADRVENIRRVGETAKLMVDAGLITIVSFISPFRSERRMVRELVGEDEFLEVFVDTPLEVCERRDPKGLYRKARAGEIANFTGIDSEYQAPEAAELVLHTEDETPEASVDRLVELLEARGVLSL; this is encoded by the coding sequence ATGGCTGCCCGGATCTCTGCAGACATTGAGACCTTCCTGACCGAGCAGGCCGCTAAATCCACTCTGCGATTTCTCACCTGTGGCAGTGTCGACGACGGCAAGAGTACGCTGATCGGTCGTCTCCTTTACGATGCGAAACAGATATTCGAAGACCAGCTCGCAACGCTGGAAGCGGACAGCCGCCGGATCGGTACCCAGGCTGGCGAAATCGACTTTGCACTGCTGGTCGATGGTCTGGCGGCGGAGCGTGAGCAGGGCATCACCATCGATGTCGCCTACCGGTTCTTCGCAACGGATCGCCGCAAATTCGTGGTTGCCGACACGCCGGGCCACGAGCAGTACACGCGCAACATGGCCACCGGCGCCTCTTCCGCCGAACTCGCGGTGATTCTGGTCGACGCCCGCAAAGGGGTGCTCACCCAGACCCGCCGCCACAGCTATATCGCCTCGCTGTTCGGTATTCGTGAGGTGGTGCTTGCCGTCAACAAGATGGATCTTGTGAACTACGACCAGACGCGCTTCGATGAGATCGTCGCCGACTACCGGGCATTCGCCGAGGGACTCGGCGCGCTCAACATCTGTGCGATTCCCATCTCGGCGCTGAAGGGCGAGAACGTCACGGTAGCCAGCGAGCACATGGCCTGGTATCAGGGACCGACGCTGCTCGAGCATCTCGAAACCGTGAATGTCTTTCAGGAAATCGAGCAGCAGCCGTTCCGCCTGCCGGTGCAGTGGGTCAATCGACCCAACTCGGAGTTTCGTGGCTTCAGTGGCACGGTTGCTTCGGGGCGGGTGGCACCCGGTGACAGTGTGCGCATACTGCCAGCGGGCACGGCAACCAGCGTGGCGCGGCTTGTGACCCGGGATGGCGACCTGGCCCAGGCAATCCCGGGTCAGGCGATCACTGTGGTGCTTGAAGACGAAGTGGATGTGAGCCGGGGTGATGTCATAGCCGCCGCCCAGTCGCCCTGTCAGACCTCGGATCAGTTCGCCGTGCATCTGCTGTGGATGCAGGAACAGCCCCTGTATCCGGGTCGGCAGTACTATCTGAAGTCCGGTGCCAGGACCGTGCCCTGCGTGGTTACCGAACTCAAGCACAAGGTGAACGTCAACACGCTGGAGACCCAGCCGGCTAAGCGCCTCGAACTGAATGAGATCGGTGTCGGCAACCTGAGTCTGAGTGATCGGATTCCATTCGATCCGTACTCGGAAAACCGCACCCTGGGCAGTTTCATTCTCATCGACCGCCAGAGTTTCGATACAGTGGGCGCGGGGCTGCTTGATTTTTCGTTGCGGCGCGCGGAAAACGTGCACTGGCAGGCGCTGAGTGTGGACAAGTCGCATCGCGCCCGGATCAAACATCAGCAGCCGTGCATCATCTGGCTCACAGGTCTGTCCGGGTCAGGCAAGTCGACGATCGCCAATCTGCTGGAAGCCCGCCTGCACGAAGCGCACCGTCACACCTACGTGCTCGATGGTGACAACGTCCGCCACGGATTGAACAGGGACCTCGGTTTCACCGAAGCAGACCGGGTGGAGAATATCCGCCGGGTCGGTGAAACGGCGAAGCTGATGGTGGATGCAGGTCTGATCACCATCGTGTCTTTCATTTCACCCTTCCGCAGCGAACGCCGCATGGTGCGTGAACTGGTTGGAGAGGATGAGTTTCTCGAAGTCTTCGTCGATACGCCCCTCGAAGTCTGTGAGCGAAGAGACCCGAAAGGCCTTTACCGTAAGGCGCGGGCGGGTGAGATCGCCAATTTCACCGGGATCGACTCGGAATATCAGGCACCGGAAGCCGCGGAACTTGTCCTCCACACCGAAGATGAGACGCCGGAGGCTTCCGTTGATCGGCTTGTCGAACTGCTGGAGGCCCGCGGCGTACTCAGCCTCTGA
- a CDS encoding AMP-binding protein — protein sequence MHPGIIAAREPDKIAYTMAESGVNVTCGELEAAANQGAHLFRSLGLRRGDHIAILLENHPRYFQLCWAAQRSGLYYTTISWRLQQAEVEYIVNNCEAKVFITSAARREVVTPLVGRMPNVMRSYMIDGEAAGFESWEAATSKLPKTPIADQQEGMAMLYSSGTTGYPKGVKKPLPETGYGEGLDINLMSALYGADENSIYLSPAPLYHAAPLAFTMGLLRHGVRVVVMAHFEAEFALQCIERYRITHSQWVPTMFVRMLKLPDEVRLRYDVSSLKCAIHAAAPCPIPVKEQMIEWWGPVIYEYYAGTEGNGFVQLNSEEWLAHKGSVGRPLNCELHVCDDEFNEVPIGESGTIYFGGGGEFEYYKDDEKTRGSRHPKGWSTLGDVGYLDEDGYLYLTDRKHFMIISGGVNIYPQEAENVLITHPAVIDVAVFGVPNEEFGEEVKAVVQPRDMSLATPELALELMDYCREQLSHMKCPRSVDFRAELPRHPTGKLYKRLLKDEYWQKA from the coding sequence GTGCATCCAGGAATCATTGCCGCACGGGAACCGGACAAGATCGCCTACACCATGGCGGAGTCCGGTGTGAACGTGACCTGCGGCGAACTCGAAGCAGCCGCGAACCAGGGCGCGCATCTGTTCCGGTCGCTGGGACTCAGGCGCGGCGACCACATCGCCATTCTGCTCGAAAATCATCCGCGCTATTTTCAGTTGTGCTGGGCGGCGCAACGATCCGGTCTCTATTACACGACCATCAGCTGGCGTCTCCAGCAGGCGGAAGTCGAATACATCGTCAACAACTGCGAAGCGAAGGTATTCATCACCTCTGCGGCGCGCCGCGAAGTGGTTACACCCCTGGTCGGCAGGATGCCGAATGTCATGCGCAGCTACATGATTGACGGGGAAGCGGCAGGATTCGAGTCCTGGGAAGCGGCCACCTCGAAGCTGCCGAAGACGCCGATCGCCGACCAGCAGGAAGGCATGGCGATGCTCTATTCATCCGGCACCACCGGCTATCCGAAGGGCGTAAAAAAGCCCCTGCCGGAAACCGGCTATGGGGAAGGGCTGGACATTAACCTGATGAGCGCCCTGTATGGAGCCGATGAGAATTCCATCTATCTGTCACCGGCACCGCTGTATCACGCGGCACCGCTGGCTTTCACGATGGGTCTGCTGCGGCACGGAGTACGGGTGGTGGTGATGGCGCATTTCGAGGCGGAGTTCGCGCTGCAGTGTATCGAGCGGTACCGGATCACCCACAGTCAGTGGGTACCAACCATGTTCGTGCGCATGTTGAAGCTGCCCGATGAGGTGCGGCTCAGGTACGATGTCTCTTCCCTGAAATGCGCGATACACGCCGCGGCACCCTGTCCGATTCCGGTAAAGGAGCAGATGATCGAGTGGTGGGGGCCGGTGATCTACGAATATTATGCCGGTACCGAAGGCAACGGGTTCGTGCAGCTGAACTCCGAAGAATGGCTCGCCCATAAAGGCTCGGTGGGTCGACCGCTGAACTGCGAACTGCACGTATGTGATGACGAATTCAACGAAGTGCCCATCGGCGAGTCCGGGACCATCTACTTCGGTGGTGGCGGAGAGTTCGAGTACTACAAGGACGATGAGAAGACCCGGGGATCGCGACATCCGAAGGGCTGGAGCACACTGGGCGACGTGGGCTATCTGGACGAAGACGGTTATCTCTACCTGACCGACCGCAAACATTTCATGATCATCTCAGGCGGGGTGAACATATACCCGCAGGAAGCGGAGAACGTGCTCATCACCCATCCTGCGGTGATCGATGTGGCGGTGTTCGGTGTGCCGAACGAAGAGTTCGGCGAAGAGGTCAAGGCGGTGGTGCAGCCCAGAGACATGTCTCTGGCGACCCCGGAACTCGCACTCGAACTGATGGATTACTGCCGGGAACAGCTATCCCACATGAAATGTCCGCGCTCGGTCGATTTCCGGGCGGAGCTGCCGCGTCACCCGACGGGCAAGCTCTACAAGCGACTGCTCAAGGACGAGTACTGGCAGAAGGCCTGA
- a CDS encoding fused MFS/spermidine synthase, translating to MITAEKPVLRRGHSLLLILLALLPVLPMQAEARIIHRERSLYSTILVDQQGSLICLQFSVRQDQRNQSCLDRRDPRKLVFGYAKMMLSGLLLNPDPQRILIIGLGGGTLPVALAELYPSARIDVVEIDPSVKTVAETYFGFAETEHMRVLLQDGRVFTKRAITRGEHYDLILLDAFNGDYIPEHLMTREYLEETRNLLSPGGVVVANTFAISDLYDHESVTYQAVFGPFFNVTENTSANRIIIATTGELPDRALLDERARALSAKLLPYDMRIGSYPRQFSTRIDWNEDARLLTDQYAPANLLREQ from the coding sequence ATGATCACGGCGGAAAAACCTGTTCTGCGGCGGGGACACAGTCTGCTGCTGATACTGCTTGCCCTTCTGCCTGTGCTGCCCATGCAGGCGGAAGCCCGCATCATTCATCGCGAACGGTCCCTGTACAGCACCATTCTGGTGGATCAGCAGGGTTCGCTGATCTGCCTGCAGTTCTCGGTACGGCAGGATCAGCGCAATCAGTCCTGCCTCGATCGCAGAGATCCGCGCAAACTTGTCTTCGGCTACGCGAAGATGATGCTCTCCGGACTGCTGCTCAACCCGGATCCGCAGCGTATTCTCATCATCGGACTGGGTGGCGGCACTCTCCCTGTCGCACTTGCCGAGCTTTACCCGTCAGCCAGGATCGATGTCGTGGAAATCGACCCGTCGGTTAAAACCGTGGCGGAGACCTACTTCGGTTTCGCGGAGACGGAACACATGCGGGTGCTGCTCCAGGACGGCAGGGTCTTCACCAAGCGCGCAATTACACGGGGCGAACACTACGACCTGATCCTGCTCGATGCCTTCAACGGCGATTACATTCCCGAGCATCTGATGACCCGGGAATACCTGGAAGAAACACGCAACCTGCTCTCACCCGGCGGGGTCGTGGTGGCTAACACCTTCGCCATCAGCGATCTCTATGATCACGAATCGGTGACCTATCAGGCGGTCTTCGGCCCGTTCTTCAACGTCACCGAAAATACCTCCGCCAACCGCATCATCATCGCCACCACGGGCGAACTGCCCGACCGCGCTCTGCTCGATGAGCGTGCGCGCGCACTGTCGGCGAAGCTGCTGCCATACGACATGCGGATCGGCAGCTACCCGCGGCAGTTCAGTACCCGCATCGACTGGAACGAGGATGCCCGGCTGCTGACCGATCAGTACGCACCAGCCAATCTGCTCCGCGAGCAGTAG